In Halopseudomonas nanhaiensis, a single window of DNA contains:
- the tldD gene encoding metalloprotease TldD, with amino-acid sequence MNNLLAQVETRLLMPAELSQDTVASVLGQLVSAPGVDAADLYFQHQISESWVLEDGIVKDGSFNVDQGVGVRAHSGEKTGFAYSNEIRLPALSQAVDAARSIARAGQTGSLQAWRRPQSEALYAADNPLAVMTQSDKVAFLQRLDAYTRGLDPRISQVTISLGGIHDSMLVAASDGTWAGDIRPLVRLNISVLIEHNGRRERGSAGGGGRTDYRFFEAEDRAMGYAREAVRQATVNLDAIAAPAGSMPVVMGPGWSGVLLHEAVGHGLEGDFNRKGSSAYSGRVGEKVASSLCTIVDDGTLAQRRGSLTVDDEGTPTNCTTLIENGILKGYIQDKLNARLMGVAATGNGRRESYAHLPMPRMTNTYMLAGESDPQEIIASVKKGIYCANLGGGQVDITSGKFVFSTSEAYLIEDGKITAPVKGATLIGNGPEAMNRVSMVGNDLALDSGVGTCGKDGQSVPVGVGQPTLKIDQLTVGGTG; translated from the coding sequence ATGAACAACCTGCTAGCGCAAGTCGAAACACGCCTGTTGATGCCAGCCGAACTGAGCCAGGACACCGTAGCCAGCGTGCTCGGTCAGCTGGTGTCGGCCCCCGGCGTAGACGCCGCGGACCTGTATTTCCAGCATCAGATCAGCGAGTCGTGGGTGCTCGAGGACGGCATCGTCAAGGACGGCAGCTTCAATGTCGATCAGGGAGTTGGAGTGCGCGCTCACTCGGGTGAGAAAACCGGCTTCGCCTACAGCAATGAGATTCGCCTGCCGGCGCTGAGCCAGGCAGTGGATGCCGCCCGCTCCATCGCCCGGGCCGGGCAGACCGGCAGCCTGCAGGCCTGGCGCCGGCCGCAGAGCGAGGCACTCTACGCCGCCGACAATCCGCTCGCGGTGATGACGCAGTCCGACAAGGTCGCCTTTCTGCAACGGCTTGACGCCTATACCCGTGGCCTGGATCCGCGGATCAGTCAGGTCACCATCAGTCTTGGCGGCATTCATGACAGCATGCTCGTCGCGGCCAGCGATGGCACCTGGGCAGGCGACATCCGTCCGCTGGTGCGGCTCAACATCAGCGTGCTGATCGAGCACAACGGCCGGCGCGAGCGCGGTAGCGCAGGTGGCGGCGGACGTACCGACTACCGCTTTTTCGAGGCCGAAGACCGGGCCATGGGATATGCCCGCGAGGCGGTCCGCCAGGCCACGGTCAATCTTGACGCGATTGCTGCGCCGGCCGGCAGCATGCCCGTCGTGATGGGTCCGGGTTGGTCGGGTGTGCTGCTGCACGAAGCCGTGGGCCACGGTCTGGAGGGCGATTTCAACCGCAAGGGCAGTTCGGCCTACAGCGGCCGGGTTGGTGAGAAAGTCGCATCCAGCCTGTGCACCATTGTTGATGACGGCACGCTTGCGCAACGGCGCGGCTCGCTGACCGTGGATGATGAAGGTACTCCGACGAACTGCACCACCCTGATCGAGAACGGCATCCTCAAAGGCTATATCCAGGACAAGCTCAACGCGCGTCTGATGGGCGTTGCCGCGACCGGCAACGGTCGTCGCGAATCCTATGCGCATCTGCCCATGCCACGCATGACCAACACCTACATGTTGGCCGGCGAAAGCGACCCGCAGGAAATCATCGCCTCGGTAAAGAAGGGCATCTACTGCGCCAATCTTGGTGGCGGTCAGGTGGACATCACCAGCGGCAAGTTCGTGTTCTCCACCAGCGAGGCGTATCTGATCGAGGACGGCAAGATTACCGCTCCGGTCAAGGGCGCGACGCTTATTGGAAACGGCCCAGAAGCGATGAACCGCGTGTCGATGGTGGGTAATGACCTGGCACTGGACAGCGGCGTCGGCACCTGCGGCAAGGACGGCCAGTCCGTGCCGGTGGGCGTAGGCCAGCCGACGCTGAAAATCGATCAGCTGACGGTGGGCGGAACGGGCTGA
- a CDS encoding carbon-nitrogen hydrolase family protein gives MRHVAAIQMTSGPDVEANLDRAGELIADAAKAGASLVLLPECFAAFGSRSLSSVATEEYEGRGPIRRFLAEQAALHGLWLIGGSIPLPREPQGKARASCLVMDSNGEQVARYDKLHLFDVEVADSHRSYRESKDYDYGDQPVCVDTPVGRVGLSICYDVRFPELYQTLRHQGAGLIVVPSAFTRVTGAAHWEVLLRARAVETQCYVLAANQTGEHPGGRETFGHSCLIDPWGEVVDCLEQGEGIVCGPIDPQHIENIRERMPIAGHRRFAVADHVVPAAKE, from the coding sequence ATGAGACACGTGGCAGCGATTCAAATGACCAGCGGCCCGGATGTCGAGGCCAACCTCGATCGGGCTGGAGAGCTGATCGCTGACGCCGCAAAGGCCGGAGCCAGCCTGGTGCTGTTGCCGGAATGCTTTGCCGCCTTCGGCTCGCGTTCACTGTCGTCGGTGGCAACCGAGGAGTATGAGGGGCGCGGGCCGATCCGCCGATTCCTTGCCGAGCAGGCGGCGCTGCACGGCCTATGGCTGATCGGCGGCAGCATTCCGCTCCCTCGTGAGCCCCAGGGCAAGGCCCGCGCCAGCTGCCTGGTCATGGATTCGAATGGCGAGCAGGTGGCCCGCTATGACAAGCTCCACCTGTTCGACGTGGAGGTAGCCGATAGCCACCGCAGCTACCGCGAATCGAAGGACTACGACTACGGCGATCAGCCGGTCTGTGTCGATACACCTGTCGGACGGGTGGGCCTGAGTATCTGTTACGATGTCCGCTTTCCGGAGTTGTATCAGACGTTGCGCCACCAGGGCGCAGGCCTCATCGTGGTTCCATCGGCCTTTACCCGCGTCACCGGGGCTGCACATTGGGAGGTATTGCTGCGCGCCCGGGCAGTGGAGACCCAGTGCTACGTGCTGGCCGCCAACCAGACCGGTGAGCACCCGGGAGGCCGCGAAACCTTCGGCCACAGTTGCCTGATCGATCCCTGGGGCGAGGTCGTCGACTGTCTTGAGCAGGGTGAGGGCATCGTATGCGGGCCGATCGATCCGCAGCACATCGAGAACATTCGCGAGCGAATGCCCATTGCCGGGCATCGCCGTTTCGCAGTCGCCGATCACGTCGTACCGGCTGCCAAGGAGTGA
- a CDS encoding YhdP family protein, producing MMWQGALRRTLNVIILGLVAWLLLTALYVSFGRLVVPIVADYRLDVVERVERITGRAITLDDLTGEMQGAQPVFTLRGLTVHESDDPHSPVLLALDHVVARIDLFASLWRGQPVMDALQLEGLALEIMQDAEGSWALQGLGRREARPVAVQDIADALFRQRRITLLDAHIRIQPYGLPEWSFSEGELTLLNGRDWHRLDGRLSLPDGERVLWQVNGASRGRGHALDQLSLGFFLQLPTGDWSQWLPESWLAQARISRFTAGGRFWGSWGDARLQRLQGDLTAPLIEISSAAGGVALVESLSTRFAVQLSDDSQRVDIERLRFQMGEERWPAMRAQATRSTESGQWELRVDRLSVARTSDLVRPHLAERFRDILDTLEPTGDVVHLRAQGGPGWLSGEQLQVEARLRDISVQPWLGAPGFSGLSGHLSGSPASGQLSLDSADWSIALPRLFEMPWRYQSLTGALQWRWGPEAGLALQAPGLSAVGDAGHAAVRLALSLPPQRDQASMRLDVALRDSRASRYIDYLPTRAPAFNPRLGQWLEGTRIDGDVPLALFSYDGSLRAGAPASERNIRLYAELRDGHLIAQPDWPAFEAVNATLRLHNQDVVVEQGSATLWNSRLDNVSASVGRAQPDLPLRLEISGDVTGQVEDALRFLQQAPLAGQTAELLDGWTGAGDAQGRLALALDLQQGARPALNVEFSTASAQLSVPVLQTALTDIAGQFSYQHGQGLSAPAVALRLLGEPVKAAVTSESMVHEISASGRHAVQRLRGWTLLKAWPDAVATGDLEWQAALRLAQGEQHLTLRSDLVGLTLDVPEPFAKPADVALPSRLTLTRSDDAVRWTADMGDDTALLIEPRSGELAGEVVHGLGLGQPQTVAGPGLGVSARLDHLDLSAWRQFVARLGKADAVDSDAASASSQPTAAQSLAVNRLNLAATRFAGFGMELDQLRLQGERSAQGDWQVAVQQADVEGNILLPGSATQPVVVALDRLRLPRAESVADDGSVLVEPLAPRDVLEDIRPSQLRPFDFGVNRLSWGEDEVGSLAFVLRPSADGAHLNDVALALRGGLQLEGNLFWGETVGRSRFTGQIKAGDIGEVLRTWEYAPTLTSRTFGAEVDLDWPGSPAYFAFKRSTGLLALRASDGMLKSGEGSADALRVFGLLNFNALTRRLRLDFSDLFGRGTAYDTLVGDLALTNGVMQTRAPLVMEGPSAKVQLDGQIDLPQNHIDMGMLVTLPLTNNLPLAAIIAGAPHIGGVLFLADKILGDRVARFASVKYRISGDWQQPTVDFDRAFDDKPALEESP from the coding sequence ATGATGTGGCAAGGTGCGCTGCGGCGGACGCTGAACGTCATCATCCTCGGATTGGTGGCCTGGCTGCTGCTGACTGCGCTCTACGTCAGCTTCGGGCGTCTTGTCGTACCTATCGTGGCCGACTACCGCCTCGACGTGGTAGAGCGAGTCGAGCGCATCACCGGGCGCGCGATCACGCTCGACGATCTGACGGGCGAGATGCAGGGTGCGCAGCCGGTCTTCACGCTGCGAGGGCTGACCGTCCACGAGTCCGACGATCCGCACAGCCCGGTGCTGCTGGCGCTGGATCATGTCGTGGCTCGAATCGATCTCTTTGCCAGTCTCTGGCGAGGTCAGCCGGTGATGGATGCGCTGCAACTGGAAGGCCTGGCGCTGGAGATCATGCAGGACGCCGAAGGCAGCTGGGCCCTGCAGGGTCTGGGCAGGCGTGAAGCCAGGCCCGTTGCGGTTCAGGATATTGCCGATGCACTGTTTCGCCAGCGACGCATCACCCTGCTGGATGCTCACATCCGTATTCAACCTTACGGCCTGCCTGAATGGTCCTTCAGCGAAGGCGAGCTCACCCTGCTCAACGGGCGCGATTGGCATCGGCTGGATGGCCGCCTGAGCCTGCCTGACGGCGAGCGTGTGCTGTGGCAGGTCAACGGCGCCAGTCGCGGCCGTGGTCATGCTCTGGATCAGTTGAGCCTGGGCTTCTTCCTGCAGTTGCCAACGGGTGACTGGAGCCAGTGGTTGCCTGAATCCTGGCTGGCGCAGGCACGTATCAGCCGGTTCACTGCCGGTGGCCGCTTCTGGGGAAGCTGGGGCGATGCCCGCCTGCAGCGGCTGCAGGGCGATCTGACCGCGCCGTTGATAGAGATCAGCTCGGCGGCAGGCGGGGTTGCGCTGGTCGAGTCCCTCTCTACGCGGTTTGCGGTGCAGTTGTCCGACGACAGCCAGCGTGTCGATATCGAGCGTCTGCGTTTTCAAATGGGTGAGGAGCGCTGGCCAGCCATGCGCGCCCAGGCGACCCGCTCGACCGAGTCCGGGCAGTGGGAGTTGCGTGTGGATCGCCTGTCGGTAGCCCGGACCAGCGACCTGGTCCGGCCCCACCTGGCCGAACGTTTTCGTGACATTCTCGACACGCTCGAGCCCACCGGCGATGTGGTGCATCTGCGCGCTCAAGGCGGTCCGGGCTGGCTGAGTGGCGAGCAGCTGCAGGTCGAAGCCCGATTGCGCGACATATCGGTGCAGCCCTGGCTCGGCGCACCTGGTTTTTCGGGTCTCAGCGGTCATCTTTCCGGCAGCCCGGCTTCCGGGCAGCTGAGTCTGGATTCGGCCGACTGGTCGATCGCGCTACCCCGACTCTTCGAGATGCCCTGGCGATACCAGTCGCTCACCGGCGCATTGCAGTGGCGCTGGGGGCCTGAGGCCGGGCTCGCACTTCAGGCGCCCGGTCTCAGTGCAGTCGGCGATGCCGGTCACGCGGCGGTCCGTCTGGCGCTGAGCCTGCCACCCCAGCGGGATCAGGCCAGCATGCGTCTGGATGTTGCGCTGCGTGATAGCCGCGCGTCGCGTTACATCGACTACCTGCCAACACGGGCACCGGCCTTCAACCCGCGCCTGGGGCAATGGCTGGAGGGCACCCGGATCGATGGCGACGTGCCGCTGGCTCTGTTCAGTTATGACGGCTCGTTGCGTGCAGGCGCCCCCGCTTCCGAACGCAACATACGGCTGTATGCCGAGCTACGCGACGGACACCTGATTGCCCAGCCGGACTGGCCTGCCTTCGAGGCGGTGAATGCGACGCTGCGCCTGCACAATCAGGACGTGGTAGTGGAGCAGGGCAGCGCGACGCTGTGGAACAGCCGGCTTGACAATGTGTCGGCATCGGTCGGCCGGGCGCAGCCAGACCTGCCGCTGCGGCTGGAAATCAGTGGCGACGTCACCGGTCAGGTCGAGGATGCACTGCGCTTTTTACAGCAGGCGCCGCTCGCCGGTCAGACGGCCGAGTTGCTTGACGGCTGGACCGGGGCAGGGGATGCGCAGGGCAGACTCGCGCTCGCCTTGGATCTGCAACAGGGTGCACGGCCGGCTCTGAACGTGGAGTTTTCTACCGCCAGCGCGCAGCTCAGCGTACCGGTGCTACAGACGGCGCTGACCGATATCGCCGGGCAGTTCAGCTACCAGCATGGACAGGGGCTGAGCGCGCCAGCGGTTGCGCTGCGCCTGCTTGGGGAGCCGGTCAAGGCTGCCGTCACCAGCGAATCGATGGTGCATGAAATAAGCGCATCGGGCCGTCACGCCGTGCAAAGGCTACGCGGCTGGACCCTGCTCAAGGCATGGCCCGACGCGGTCGCCACGGGAGACCTTGAATGGCAGGCCGCATTGAGGCTGGCACAGGGCGAACAACACCTGACCCTTCGCTCCGATCTGGTCGGACTGACGCTGGATGTGCCGGAGCCGTTCGCCAAGCCCGCGGATGTGGCATTGCCCAGCCGACTGACGCTTACCCGGTCGGATGACGCGGTGCGCTGGACGGCGGACATGGGTGACGACACGGCGCTGTTGATCGAGCCCCGAAGCGGTGAACTGGCCGGTGAAGTGGTCCATGGACTGGGTCTGGGCCAGCCGCAGACCGTCGCCGGTCCGGGGCTCGGCGTCAGTGCCAGGCTCGACCACCTTGACCTGAGCGCCTGGCGGCAGTTTGTAGCCCGCCTCGGCAAGGCGGATGCGGTCGACAGCGACGCTGCTTCGGCGAGTTCGCAGCCGACAGCTGCCCAGAGTTTGGCGGTGAATCGGCTCAACCTCGCGGCGACTCGGTTCGCAGGATTCGGCATGGAGCTCGATCAGCTGCGGCTGCAGGGTGAGCGATCGGCGCAGGGGGACTGGCAGGTGGCGGTTCAGCAGGCTGACGTGGAGGGCAATATCCTCTTGCCAGGGTCGGCGACGCAGCCCGTTGTCGTCGCGCTGGACCGGCTGCGTCTGCCGCGTGCCGAATCCGTGGCCGACGATGGCAGCGTGCTGGTCGAGCCTCTGGCGCCGCGAGATGTACTGGAAGATATCCGCCCCAGCCAGCTGCGCCCGTTCGACTTCGGCGTCAACCGCCTGTCATGGGGCGAGGACGAGGTCGGGTCGCTGGCCTTTGTCCTCCGGCCCTCGGCCGATGGTGCCCATCTCAACGACGTCGCCCTGGCGCTGCGCGGTGGCCTGCAACTGGAGGGCAACCTGTTCTGGGGCGAAACAGTCGGGCGATCCCGCTTTACCGGGCAAATCAAGGCTGGGGACATAGGTGAGGTCCTGCGTACCTGGGAATATGCCCCTACACTGACCAGCAGGACGTTCGGCGCCGAGGTCGATCTTGACTGGCCCGGCTCGCCGGCTTATTTCGCATTCAAGCGCAGCACCGGACTGCTGGCACTGCGTGCCAGCGACGGCATGTTGAAAAGCGGCGAGGGCAGTGCCGATGCCTTGCGCGTGTTCGGGCTGCTCAACTTCAACGCGCTGACGCGGCGTTTGCGGCTGGATTTTTCCGACCTGTTCGGTCGCGGAACAGCCTATGACACGCTCGTGGGTGATCTGGCCTTGACCAACGGGGTAATGCAAACCCGCGCACCGCTGGTCATGGAAGGCCCCAGCGCCAAGGTTCAGCTCGACGGCCAAATCGACCTCCCGCAGAATCATATCGACATGGGCATGCTGGTTACGTTGCCGCTGACCAACAATCTGCCACTGGCCGCCATCATCGCGGGTGCTCCGCATATTGGCGGGGTACTGTTTCTGGCCGACAAGATTCTTGGCGACCGGGTGGCGCGCTTTGCGTCGGTTAAATACCGGATCAGTGGCGATTGGCAGCAACCAACGGTCGACTTCGATCGCGCCTTTGACGACAAACCGGCCCTGGAGGAGTCACCATGA
- the rng gene encoding ribonuclease G, with protein MSEEILVNVTPMETRVALVENGVLQEVHIERTLRRGIVGNIYKGKVVRVLPGMQAAFVDIGLERAAFIHASEISDREGSAVEPISALVHEGQALVVQVTKDPIGTKGARLTTHLSVPSRFLVYMPKTPHVGISLKIEEEAERERLKQIVARCVEQEAIAEPGGFILRTAAEAAREEDILVDIRYVRRLWQQISQQLNSAPSPSVIYEDLPLALRTLRDLTSARIEKVRVDSRETFQKVEQFVQELMPGCEDRLEHYPGERPIFDLYGVEDEIQKAMERKVILKSGGHLVIDQTEAMTTIDVNTGAFVGHRNLEETIFKTNLEAATAIARQLRLRNLGGIIIIDFIDMEDAEHQRQVLRTLEKQLERDHAKTNIIGITELGLVQMTRKRTRESLEQILCEPCPCCSGRGIQKTAESVCYEIFREILREARAYQAEAYMVLASQAVVDRLLDEESGNVADLEVFIERPIRFQVETMYTQEQYDVVPM; from the coding sequence ATGAGCGAAGAAATTCTGGTCAACGTCACGCCGATGGAAACCCGGGTTGCCCTGGTGGAGAACGGCGTGCTGCAGGAAGTGCACATCGAACGCACGCTGCGTCGTGGCATCGTCGGCAATATATACAAGGGCAAGGTCGTCCGGGTGCTGCCGGGGATGCAGGCGGCGTTCGTCGACATCGGCCTTGAACGCGCGGCGTTCATCCACGCGTCGGAAATCTCCGACCGCGAGGGGTCGGCGGTCGAACCGATCAGCGCCCTGGTCCACGAAGGTCAGGCACTGGTGGTGCAGGTGACCAAGGACCCCATCGGCACCAAGGGCGCAAGGCTGACGACGCATCTGTCGGTACCGTCGCGCTTTCTGGTGTACATGCCCAAAACGCCGCATGTGGGTATTTCGCTGAAGATCGAGGAAGAGGCCGAGCGCGAGCGACTCAAGCAGATCGTTGCGCGCTGCGTGGAGCAGGAAGCCATTGCCGAACCCGGCGGTTTCATCCTGCGCACGGCGGCCGAGGCCGCGCGCGAGGAGGATATCCTCGTCGACATCCGCTATGTACGGCGGCTGTGGCAGCAGATTTCGCAACAGCTCAACTCTGCGCCGTCGCCCTCGGTGATCTATGAGGATCTGCCGCTGGCGCTGCGCACGCTGCGCGACCTGACCAGCGCCCGCATCGAGAAGGTACGCGTGGACTCGCGTGAAACCTTCCAGAAGGTCGAGCAGTTCGTGCAGGAGCTGATGCCAGGCTGCGAGGACCGGCTTGAGCACTATCCGGGCGAACGGCCGATCTTTGACCTGTATGGCGTCGAAGACGAAATCCAGAAGGCCATGGAGCGCAAGGTCATCCTCAAGTCCGGCGGGCATCTGGTGATCGATCAGACCGAGGCGATGACCACCATCGATGTCAACACCGGTGCCTTCGTCGGTCATCGCAACCTTGAGGAAACCATCTTCAAGACCAACCTTGAGGCGGCAACCGCCATAGCCCGACAGCTGCGTCTGCGCAATCTCGGCGGGATCATCATCATCGATTTCATCGACATGGAAGATGCGGAGCATCAGCGCCAGGTATTGCGCACGCTGGAGAAGCAGCTCGAGCGCGACCACGCCAAGACCAACATCATCGGTATCACCGAACTGGGCCTGGTACAGATGACGCGCAAGCGCACCCGTGAGAGCCTCGAGCAGATTCTCTGCGAGCCGTGTCCGTGCTGTTCCGGCCGGGGCATCCAGAAAACCGCGGAAAGCGTCTGCTACGAAATCTTTCGCGAGATACTCCGCGAGGCCCGCGCCTATCAGGCCGAGGCTTACATGGTGCTGGCTTCGCAGGCGGTGGTCGATCGACTGCTGGACGAAGAATCCGGCAACGTGGCTGATCTGGAAGTCTTCATCGAGCGTCCCATCCGGTTCCAGGTGGAAACCATGTACACCCAGGAACAGTATGATGTGGTGCCCATGTGA
- a CDS encoding Maf family protein: MICLASASPRRKALLEQIGVSATVMPCDIDETVHAGEPAEVYVERMAREKAAAACSRAVGQVILAADTVVVCAGHILGKPADRAEALATLRVLSGNEHQVMTAVAVRLQQRERVIRVDTRVRFRQLTDAEMSAYWNTGEPADKAGSYAIQGLGAVFVERIEGSYSAVVGLPLLETAAVLAEFGVSCWQRSRAEPGER, translated from the coding sequence ATGATTTGCCTGGCCTCGGCTTCACCACGACGCAAGGCGTTGCTCGAACAGATCGGCGTATCGGCCACGGTCATGCCCTGCGATATCGACGAGACCGTTCATGCTGGAGAGCCGGCTGAGGTATATGTCGAACGCATGGCTCGGGAAAAGGCCGCCGCTGCCTGCAGCCGGGCCGTCGGCCAGGTGATACTTGCAGCGGACACCGTGGTGGTCTGCGCGGGACACATCCTTGGCAAACCGGCGGACCGCGCCGAGGCGCTGGCGACGCTGCGCGTGCTGTCAGGCAACGAGCATCAGGTGATGACCGCCGTAGCGGTCCGCCTGCAGCAGCGCGAGCGGGTCATTCGCGTCGACACCCGGGTTAGATTCCGCCAGTTGACCGACGCAGAAATGTCCGCCTACTGGAACACTGGCGAACCGGCCGACAAGGCTGGCAGTTACGCGATTCAGGGCCTTGGCGCGGTGTTCGTCGAGCGTATCGAAGGCAGCTACAGCGCAGTGGTCGGGCTGCCGTTGTTGGAAACCGCCGCCGTGCTCGCCGAATTCGGCGTATCGTGTTGGCAGCGCAGTCGCGCAGAACCGGGCGAGCGGTAA
- the mreD gene encoding rod shape-determining protein MreD, with product MRSSLVIFLSFVVALLLSVMPMPEPVDIGRPMWLAMVVAYWVMVLPHRVGLVAAWLAGLATDVLYGELFGQHALVMVLVAWLMLLLYQRIRRFPLWQQSLVMIPVLGLAQLLLLWLDSLAGSRPPTLLFLLPAPISAVLWPWVSSVLSALRRRFNVV from the coding sequence ATGCGCAGTAGTCTGGTGATCTTTCTCAGCTTCGTCGTCGCGCTGCTGCTCAGCGTCATGCCCATGCCGGAGCCGGTCGACATTGGCCGGCCGATGTGGCTGGCCATGGTCGTCGCCTACTGGGTCATGGTACTGCCGCATCGGGTCGGTCTGGTCGCCGCCTGGCTGGCCGGTCTGGCAACCGATGTGCTGTATGGCGAACTGTTCGGTCAGCACGCGCTGGTGATGGTGCTCGTGGCCTGGCTGATGCTGTTGCTCTATCAGCGCATCCGCCGTTTCCCGTTGTGGCAGCAGAGCCTGGTGATGATCCCGGTGCTCGGGCTGGCGCAGCTGCTGTTGCTGTGGCTGGACAGCCTCGCTGGCAGCCGTCCACCGACGCTTCTGTTTCTGCTCCCGGCGCCGATCAGCGCGGTGCTCTGGCCCTGGGTGTCCTCGGTGCTGAGCGCGCTGCGTCGCCGTTTCAATGTGGTCTGA
- the mreC gene encoding rod shape-determining protein MreC, producing MKGPSLGVRLLVLTVLSVALMVVDARLTVLQPLRSQLGLVLMPFYYVAELPVRSFDAIEQQLSSRANLIAENERLRAEALVTQRKLQKLAALTEQNVRLRELLNSSSLLDERVLVAELIGMDPNPFTQRIVINKGEQDGVFLGQPVLDATGLMGQVVEVLPHTARVLLITDVSHSLPVQVNRNGLRAIATGMGSNESLELRHVGDTADIRVDDILVSSGLGQRFPAGYPVGRVVSVERDPSQPFADVRVAPTAQLNRSRYLLLVFSPESGYGDVLPGLRLEADGAAPDVEAAAPASAPAADSAAAPAPAASEQETPDAQ from the coding sequence ATCAAAGGCCCCTCGCTGGGTGTCCGCCTGCTGGTGCTCACGGTGTTGTCCGTCGCGCTGATGGTGGTCGACGCCCGTCTGACGGTATTGCAGCCCCTGCGCTCGCAGTTGGGGCTGGTGCTCATGCCTTTCTACTATGTGGCTGAACTGCCGGTGCGCAGCTTCGATGCGATCGAGCAGCAGCTGTCAAGTCGCGCCAATCTGATTGCGGAAAACGAGCGCCTGCGCGCCGAAGCGCTCGTGACCCAGCGCAAGCTGCAGAAGCTCGCCGCCCTGACCGAGCAGAACGTACGCCTGCGCGAGCTGCTCAACTCCTCTTCGCTGCTCGATGAGCGTGTACTGGTCGCCGAACTGATCGGTATGGATCCCAACCCGTTCACCCAGCGCATCGTCATCAACAAGGGCGAACAGGATGGCGTCTTCCTCGGCCAGCCGGTGCTCGATGCCACCGGCCTGATGGGGCAGGTGGTCGAAGTGCTGCCGCATACCGCCCGGGTGCTGCTGATCACCGACGTTTCGCATAGCCTGCCGGTGCAGGTCAATCGTAACGGACTGCGGGCGATTGCCACCGGAATGGGCAGCAACGAGTCACTCGAGCTGAGACATGTCGGCGATACCGCCGACATTCGTGTGGATGACATTCTGGTCAGCTCCGGTCTCGGCCAGCGATTCCCGGCAGGCTATCCGGTCGGGCGCGTTGTCTCGGTGGAGCGTGATCCGTCGCAGCCCTTCGCAGACGTTCGCGTCGCGCCGACAGCGCAGCTCAATCGCAGTCGTTACCTGCTGTTGGTATTCAGCCCCGAGAGCGGCTATGGCGATGTTCTCCCGGGGTTGAGACTGGAAGCCGATGGCGCCGCGCCGGACGTCGAAGCCGCCGCGCCCGCATCAGCGCCCGCCGCCGACTCGGCCGCCGCACCCGCCCCGGCAGCGTCCGAGCAGGAGACGCCTGATGCGCAGTAG
- the mreB gene encoding rod shape-determining protein MreB: protein MFKKIRGMFSSDLSIDLGTANTLIYVRDRGIVLDEPSVVAIRTHGNQKSVVAVGMEAKRMLGRTPGNIQAIRPMKDGVIADFSVCEKMLQYFINKVHENSFIQPSPRVLICVPCKSTQVERRAIRESALGAGAREVFLIEEPMAAAIGAGLPVEEARGSMVVDIGGGTTEIALISLNGVVYAESVRVGGDRFDEAIVTYVRRNYGSLIGESTAERIKQEIGVAFPGGEILEVDVRGRNLAEGVPRSFTLNSNEVLEALQESLATIVQAVKSALEQSPPELASDIAERGLILTGGGALLRDLDKLLAQETGLPVIVAEEPLTCVARGGGKALEMMDRHSMDLLSTE, encoded by the coding sequence ATGTTCAAGAAAATCCGTGGCATGTTTTCCAGCGATCTTTCCATCGATCTGGGCACGGCCAACACCCTTATTTATGTACGCGATCGCGGCATCGTCCTGGACGAGCCGTCGGTCGTCGCAATCCGCACGCACGGCAACCAGAAAAGTGTCGTCGCTGTCGGCATGGAAGCCAAGCGCATGCTTGGACGCACACCCGGAAACATTCAGGCCATCCGCCCGATGAAGGACGGCGTGATAGCCGATTTCAGCGTGTGCGAGAAGATGCTGCAGTACTTCATCAACAAGGTGCACGAAAACAGCTTCATCCAGCCGAGCCCGCGGGTGCTGATCTGCGTGCCGTGCAAGTCGACCCAGGTCGAGCGCCGCGCTATTCGCGAGTCGGCACTCGGGGCCGGCGCGCGTGAAGTGTTCCTGATTGAAGAACCAATGGCAGCGGCCATCGGTGCCGGCCTTCCGGTAGAAGAAGCGCGCGGCTCCATGGTCGTCGACATCGGCGGTGGCACCACTGAAATCGCGTTGATCTCGCTCAACGGCGTGGTCTATGCCGAGTCGGTCCGGGTAGGCGGTGACCGCTTCGACGAAGCCATCGTGACCTACGTACGCCGCAACTATGGCAGTCTGATCGGTGAGTCCACGGCCGAGCGCATCAAGCAGGAAATCGGCGTGGCCTTCCCTGGCGGCGAGATTCTCGAAGTCGACGTGCGTGGTCGCAATCTGGCCGAAGGCGTGCCGCGCAGCTTCACACTCAACTCCAACGAGGTGCTCGAAGCACTGCAGGAGTCTCTGGCGACTATCGTCCAGGCGGTGAAAAGTGCCCTCGAACAATCACCTCCGGAGCTGGCCTCCGACATCGCCGAGCGCGGGCTGATCCTCACTGGTGGTGGCGCATTGCTCCGCGATCTGGACAAGCTGCTGGCGCAGGAAACCGGCCTGCCGGTCATCGTTGCCGAGGAGCCGCTGACCTGCGTTGCTCGCGGTGGTGGCAAGGCGCTGGAAATGATGGACCGCCACAGCATGGATCTGCTGTCCACCGAGTAA